A genomic window from Lepisosteus oculatus isolate fLepOcu1 chromosome 27, fLepOcu1.hap2, whole genome shotgun sequence includes:
- the LOC138225238 gene encoding uncharacterized protein — translation MASETLQGFFTAEVPHARLAVHRSEHRPAERPWHRQLPPYLATGGYPPPPAQHPVLYLQGLPQGAEGLDGLWVRGELLSRRPHSCCPPAEHRPHVRISCLTLRQVWQAHPQRPLLGHGRGSRLRHGADSLLTLLPPGAVVAVRGLAGAPRDSVGIEMARLRTVHDSEVVLLQDLYPSCHLPLRLLKVEQPGEGHMVGPQPEPGPEQVRPEVVDRRHHRQQLATGHAVVLFSPSQSPTIVSHYALPIWPLLRQHCTHARVTRVGIENIR, via the coding sequence atggcctcggagacgctgcagggtttttttaccgccgaagtgccccacgcccggctggccgtgcaccgctcggagcaccgccccgcggagcgaccgtgGCACcgccagctgccaccgtacctcgccactggagggtacccgccacccccagcgcagcaccccgtcctttacctccaaggcctcccacagggcgcagagggccttgacggactttgggtgcggggcgagctcctctcgcgtaggccgcactcctgctgccctccagcggagcaccggccccacgtcaggatcagctgcctgacgctgcgccaggtctggcaggcccacccccagcggcccctcctgGGCCATGGCCGCGGTTCTCGCCtccgccacggtgcggacagcctcctcacgctgctcccgccaggcgcagtggtggcagtccgtggcctcgcaggggcgccgcgagacagcgtcggcattgagatggcgagactccggacggtgcacgacagtgaagtcgtactcctgcaggatctctatccatcgtgccatctgcccctccggctccttaaagtggagcagccaggtgagggacacatggtcggtcctcagccggaaccgggtcccgaacaggtacggcctgaagtggtggaccgccgccatcaccgccagcagctcgcgacgggtcacgcagtagttctgTTCAGCCCTAGTCAAAGCCCGACTATAGtaagccactacgcgctccccatctggcccctcctgcgccaacactgCACCCACGCCCGAGTTACTCGCGTCGGTATCGAGAACATACGGTAA